A stretch of the Bacteroidota bacterium genome encodes the following:
- a CDS encoding tail fiber domain-containing protein, translating to MPFLEIQLGKVIQLEPWNTFLGSNAGSSNTTGFNNTYIGRDAGAVGAVGFANVFIGYFSGVSNTANYNTFVGEQSGSSHTSGTYSAFFGRNAGLDNSTGSNNTFIGGESGLNNTTGAGNTALGYNSGFATGALTNATAIGANAVVNTSNSIVLGNAANVGIGTSAPTSLLHVEGNTYINGTASIGGTTGLAATLKVFSGFGAGTAYFFDSGGASSLSVLSGGDVTIGNSTSVSKLFIQDNDANTTGATGSFVSVQNLSNTTNTTAGIRFRTGGLTGINGDFHYKGAIYFQDNGSTNGEGNMIFAVNNVASSANVTTANAVMTITNTARIGIGTTAPLYQIELSTNSAGKPTSNTWTITSDERLKNIEGNYTKGLNEILLLQPITYHYKNVGDRTFDEAVLKEQAYGFSAQEVRKIFPEAVKTGEDGYLNFDIHPILIAYVNAIKEQQEMIKKQQEQIELLIKKVGTLEETNKSQK from the coding sequence ATGCCTTTTTTGGAAATTCAGCTGGGCAAAGTAATACAACTGGAACCTTGGAATACTTTTCTTGGTAGCAATGCAGGATCTAGTAATACTACCGGTTTTAATAATACCTATATCGGTAGAGATGCTGGTGCAGTTGGTGCTGTAGGTTTCGCAAATGTTTTTATCGGTTATTTTTCCGGTGTTAGTAACACAGCAAATTACAACACATTTGTAGGTGAACAGTCGGGTAGTAGCCATACATCGGGTACTTATAGTGCTTTTTTTGGTCGTAATGCCGGTTTGGATAATTCTACAGGAAGCAATAATACCTTTATTGGAGGAGAATCAGGTTTAAATAATACAACAGGTGCAGGTAATACCGCTTTGGGTTATAACTCCGGTTTTGCAACTGGTGCCTTAACCAACGCTACAGCCATCGGTGCTAATGCTGTAGTAAATACAAGCAACTCAATTGTTTTGGGTAACGCTGCGAATGTGGGTATCGGAACATCTGCTCCTACAAGTTTATTACATGTTGAAGGAAATACTTACATTAATGGAACAGCCTCTATCGGTGGAACAACGGGTTTAGCAGCAACTTTGAAAGTTTTTAGTGGATTTGGTGCAGGTACTGCTTACTTCTTTGATTCTGGTGGTGCTTCTAGTTTGTCTGTTTTGTCGGGTGGTGATGTTACCATTGGTAATTCAACCAGTGTAAGTAAATTGTTTATTCAAGATAATGATGCAAACACAACTGGAGCAACTGGATCTTTTGTGAGTGTGCAGAACTTATCGAATACGACCAATACTACTGCAGGTATTCGATTTAGAACAGGTGGTTTAACTGGAATCAATGGAGATTTCCATTATAAGGGCGCTATCTATTTTCAAGACAATGGTTCTACAAACGGAGAAGGAAATATGATTTTTGCAGTAAATAATGTGGCAAGCAGTGCAAATGTGACAACAGCAAATGCTGTAATGACAATCACCAATACTGCTAGAATTGGTATCGGTACTACTGCTCCTCTTTATCAAATAGAGTTAAGTACAAACTCTGCTGGTAAGCCAACTAGTAATACCTGGACAATCACATCCGATGAACGCTTAAAGAACATAGAAGGAAATTACACCAAAGGATTGAATGAAATACTTTTGCTTCAGCCAATAACCTATCATTATAAAAATGTTGGAGACAGAACATTTGATGAGGCCGTTTTAAAAGAACAAGCCTATGGTTTTAGTGCTCAAGAAGTAAGAAAAATATTCCCAGAAGCAGTTAAAACTGGGGAAGATGGTTATTTGAATTTCGATATTCATCCAATTCTAATTGCCTATGTGAATGCCATTAAGGAACAACAAGAAATGATTAAGAAACAACAAGAGCAGATAGAGTTATTGATTAAAAAAGTTGGCACTCTTGAAGAAACGAACAAAAGTCAGAAATAA
- a CDS encoding gliding motility-associated C-terminal domain-containing protein — protein sequence MQVFLFWTRLFLYNSDGNLVATYTSPAFSTAPYTFTGLFEGNYYLYFNENTAGACMTGYNVYVPGPVIYDIQQTVFGCPSATTCSNAAEVIIESGGIASITWSNGETGLIADSLCTGWNYVTIVDTGTVACVIVDSVYIMNLPNASPFFDYGQFNYCTADSFALVTDFPAAGGGTFTMMTQPAGMTAADVDPITGVVDISGATFAGYVIIRYTSAPPCSNIFQDTLYVDVSPPAPLASLFPSQNICVGEVVSPYTNSSVYDVYWYNDTALSSNINVQLPGTTYDYFSGAPITVPGSYPFFVLNHGLTGSCKSAPLPLMITVAPYPTVDAGAPITVCPGFGVNLNLATTGTSFLWSPSSGLSNPTASNPIVTVTSTTLYTVVVTDASGCSASDTVTVNVDPNGQCDIVYYSGFTPHGDGINDYWHIDGISIDPKNEVYIFNRWGDKVWQTVGYDNASNRWDGKASRGRNIVPDGTYFFIIKFQDRNINGYIELTK from the coding sequence ATGCAGGTTTTTCTATTTTGGACACGATTATTTTTGTATAATAGTGATGGTAATTTAGTAGCAACCTATACTTCACCTGCTTTTTCAACTGCTCCTTATACATTTACCGGTTTATTTGAAGGCAATTATTATTTATATTTTAATGAAAATACTGCGGGAGCTTGTATGACGGGATATAATGTGTATGTGCCGGGGCCTGTGATTTATGATATCCAACAAACTGTTTTTGGTTGTCCTTCTGCAACAACTTGTTCGAATGCAGCTGAGGTTATTATTGAAAGTGGAGGTATCGCCAGTATTACATGGAGTAACGGAGAAACAGGTTTGATTGCGGATTCGTTATGCACCGGTTGGAATTATGTAACCATTGTAGACACTGGAACAGTAGCATGTGTTATCGTGGATTCTGTTTACATTATGAATCTCCCGAATGCAAGTCCATTCTTTGATTATGGTCAATTCAATTATTGTACAGCCGATTCATTTGCACTGGTTACAGATTTCCCTGCCGCTGGCGGTGGAACATTTACAATGATGACACAGCCGGCCGGAATGACCGCTGCAGATGTTGATCCGATTACCGGTGTTGTTGATATTTCCGGAGCTACTTTTGCCGGTTATGTGATTATTCGATATACATCAGCACCTCCTTGTAGTAATATTTTTCAAGATACACTGTATGTTGATGTGAGTCCACCGGCACCTCTTGCTTCCTTGTTTCCTAGTCAGAATATATGCGTAGGTGAGGTTGTATCTCCCTATACGAACTCTTCTGTTTATGATGTTTACTGGTATAATGATACTGCATTATCCTCCAATATCAATGTGCAATTACCCGGCACTACCTACGATTATTTTTCAGGTGCACCCATAACAGTTCCCGGTTCTTATCCTTTCTTTGTCCTTAATCATGGACTAACAGGAAGTTGTAAAAGTGCGCCTTTACCATTGATGATAACAGTAGCTCCTTATCCTACAGTAGATGCGGGAGCACCTATTACTGTTTGTCCGGGGTTTGGGGTGAATCTAAATTTAGCAACAACTGGAACGTCTTTCTTGTGGTCACCCTCTTCCGGTTTGAGTAATCCAACTGCATCAAATCCGATTGTTACCGTTACAAGTACAACCTTATATACCGTTGTTGTTACAGATGCTTCTGGTTGTTCGGCTTCTGATACAGTAACTGTGAATGTTGATCCAAACGGGCAATGTGATATTGTTTATTATTCTGGATTCACTCCTCACGGAGACGGAATAAATGATTATTGGCACATTGATGGTATCTCCATCGATCCGAAAAATGAAGTGTATATCTTCAATCGTTGGGGTGATAAGGTATGGCAAACAGTAGGCTATGATAATGCTTCCAACCGATGGGATGGTAAAGCAAGTAGAGGAAGAAATATTGTACCGGATGGAACTTATTTTTTCATCATTAAATTCCAAGATAGAAACATCAATGGATATATTGAATTAACGAAATAA
- a CDS encoding type IX secretion system membrane protein PorP/SprF, producing MKYEVFMNALKTYFPMSKKHLVFAFIIVSAMQTFAQQDPQYSQYMFNQMAINPAYAGSKEAISASAFIRSQWTGIDGAPKTETFSIHGPLKKKKVGLGFSVIADQIGPKQSVGAMGSYAYRIPIKNGKLSFGLRVGVFKYTYNWNDITYKDSQDPYDKLDQTSTIVPTADAGVYYYTNSMYVGLSATHLYSGRLTTVSTLNGDNGKLAPHLFFTFGKAWAFSENLIFNPSCMIKAAKGSPSTADLNLSFLLKQRVWVGLSMRSTYGFVAYAQFNVTDKFKLGYSYDYGINKIGKVGGGSHEIMLGYDFNITRSPITSPRYL from the coding sequence ATGAAATACGAAGTATTCATGAATGCATTAAAAACTTATTTTCCCATGAGTAAAAAACATTTAGTTTTTGCTTTTATTATTGTGAGCGCAATGCAAACTTTTGCTCAGCAAGACCCACAATACAGTCAGTATATGTTCAATCAGATGGCGATTAATCCAGCGTATGCCGGAAGTAAAGAAGCCATCAGTGCATCGGCTTTTATTAGAAGTCAATGGACAGGTATTGATGGAGCTCCGAAAACGGAAACCTTTTCTATTCATGGTCCTTTGAAAAAGAAGAAGGTTGGATTAGGATTTTCTGTCATTGCAGATCAAATTGGTCCGAAACAAAGTGTTGGTGCAATGGGATCATACGCATATCGTATTCCAATTAAAAATGGCAAGTTGTCTTTTGGATTAAGAGTAGGGGTGTTTAAATACACCTATAATTGGAATGATATTACGTATAAAGATTCGCAAGATCCATACGATAAACTGGACCAAACATCTACGATTGTTCCTACTGCCGATGCAGGAGTTTACTATTATACCAATTCAATGTATGTTGGGTTGAGTGCAACTCATTTATATAGTGGTCGATTAACTACAGTTTCTACATTAAACGGTGATAATGGAAAATTAGCACCACATTTATTTTTCACGTTTGGTAAAGCATGGGCTTTCTCTGAAAACTTAATTTTTAATCCGTCCTGTATGATTAAAGCTGCAAAAGGTTCTCCTTCCACTGCTGATTTAAATTTAAGTTTCTTATTAAAACAGCGTGTTTGGGTTGGTTTATCAATGAGAAGTACGTATGGTTTTGTTGCCTATGCTCAGTTTAATGTAACAGATAAATTTAAGTTGGGATATTCTTATGATTACGGAATTAATAAAATTGGTAAAGTGGGCGGTGGTAGCCACGAAATTATGTTAGGATATGATTTTAATATTACAAGATCTCCTATCACATCGCCACGCTATTTGTAA
- a CDS encoding tail fiber domain-containing protein produces the protein MKIKKVLFVATILLAANSIKGQSTIVSNTLSGATSTSTIEYLGSSNSYDVLFKSSGAERMRIVSTGNIGIGTTLPQRKLVVSNSAEGMELQPFTGYNQMISYNRSTLAYIPLVLQDASGGNVGIGVTAPLQKLDVNGDINIPTNKGFRINNSTILYNSGFRNIFLGGNIVYAGAGYDNNSFVGFNSGGAVSNSVCIGAYSGSGMTSGTATGNTFVGFQTCISGLAGNDNVLVGKNSGYWGCGGNNVCVGSSSGAGGIGSNNTYIGYGAGPNVPATLNTSCAIGYNSFVGASNCMALGGTGANAVNVGIGVSAPAYTLQVNGTAGKPGSGTWTVVSDKRLKKDISDFKDGLDVLKKINPVWFSYNGQAGITAKEKFVGVIAQEIQKVAPYTVGAFTYQDSLGNKTNYLSYDPNALIYIMVNSINEQQNLIEDKDKKIEELENRLDKQDAEMNEMKNTIRDIASSMDECCKISQQAVLIDGKNETPYLEQNNPNPFSETTVIKYYLPFNVGTSIVSLKDINGVELKRFTIVEKGKGQIVLTNGTLKSGTYIYDLIIEDKVIDSKKMVVVK, from the coding sequence ATGAAAATAAAAAAAGTATTATTTGTTGCTACTATTTTATTGGCAGCAAACTCAATAAAGGGTCAATCAACAATTGTATCAAATACTTTAAGTGGTGCGACATCTACAAGCACCATAGAGTATTTAGGGTCAAGCAATTCATATGATGTATTGTTTAAATCCAGTGGTGCTGAAAGAATGCGAATAGTTTCAACAGGTAACATTGGAATAGGTACAACTCTGCCTCAAAGAAAATTAGTTGTTAGTAATTCAGCCGAAGGAATGGAGTTACAACCTTTTACTGGTTATAATCAAATGATATCATATAATAGAAGTACATTAGCATATATTCCCCTTGTTCTGCAGGATGCATCTGGCGGAAATGTCGGAATTGGTGTGACAGCTCCCTTACAGAAACTGGATGTTAATGGAGATATTAATATTCCTACAAACAAAGGATTCCGAATCAATAACTCTACAATTCTTTATAATTCTGGGTTTCGTAACATTTTTTTAGGAGGAAATATTGTATATGCTGGAGCTGGTTATGACAATAATTCTTTTGTAGGATTTAACTCTGGTGGTGCTGTTAGTAATAGTGTATGTATTGGAGCATATTCTGGTTCAGGTATGACTTCGGGGACTGCAACAGGAAACACATTTGTTGGTTTTCAAACTTGTATATCAGGATTAGCAGGAAATGACAATGTGTTGGTAGGAAAAAATTCAGGTTACTGGGGTTGTGGTGGTAATAATGTTTGTGTTGGTTCGTCTTCTGGGGCAGGAGGAATTGGGAGTAACAATACATATATTGGGTATGGAGCAGGTCCGAATGTGCCAGCAACCTTAAATACATCATGTGCTATAGGTTATAATTCATTTGTTGGTGCAAGTAATTGTATGGCACTTGGAGGAACTGGTGCTAACGCAGTGAATGTTGGAATAGGAGTATCCGCTCCTGCTTATACTTTACAAGTAAATGGTACTGCTGGTAAACCTGGGTCAGGAACGTGGACTGTTGTTTCTGATAAACGATTAAAAAAAGACATATCTGACTTTAAAGATGGCTTAGATGTTTTAAAAAAAATAAATCCAGTTTGGTTTAGCTACAATGGTCAGGCAGGAATAACTGCAAAAGAAAAATTTGTTGGAGTTATCGCACAAGAAATTCAAAAAGTTGCTCCATATACAGTTGGTGCTTTTACATATCAGGATTCTTTAGGAAATAAAACAAACTATTTATCATATGATCCTAATGCTTTAATTTATATAATGGTAAACTCAATTAATGAACAACAAAATTTAATTGAAGATAAAGATAAAAAAATTGAAGAACTAGAGAATCGTCTTGATAAACAGGATGCTGAAATGAATGAAATGAAAAATACGATTAGAGATATTGCTTCCTCTATGGATGAGTGTTGCAAAATTTCACAGCAGGCCGTTTTAATTGATGGTAAAAATGAAACTCCATACTTGGAACAAAATAATCCGAATCCGTTTTCTGAAACAACTGTTATTAAATATTATTTACCGTTTAATGTTGGGACTTCAATAGTTTCTTTAAAGGATATAAATGGTGTAGAATTGAAAAGATTTACAATTGTTGAAAAAGGAAAAGGGCAAATTGTTTTGACAAACGGAACATTAAAATCTGGAACATATATATATGATTTGATTATTGAAGATAAAGTGATCGACTCTAAAAAGATGGTAGTCGTAAAATAA
- a CDS encoding SpoIIE family protein phosphatase: MKLRFTIGRKIGLGFGVIILLVIVAFWLTNVTLNDSRKKTDQVTEIYNPSVASLKELNYLLIRSKFLITKWFYVQTGDDAIDKKKLRVLINEEYPALKTKIKKYSLNWGKDEQESIEGILALVEQMFKSYDEDVMQTLNSFETYNDLNIKFLAQIPFEDLDSKFKVINENLSILIDKQNANASTNSDEMLQSFSSLQRIVIWLFFILPFGAILIAIFTVRTIVRPIHQLKKILVMMGRGVLPTERIKDRNDEIGEMSLALNDLIDGMGRTTEFAKQVGSGNFDSHYRALSKDDTLGAALLKMREDLRENERVLEAKVIERTEQVVRQKEEIETQNQELEVLYKHVTDSIKYAKRIQEAILPPESLVKRVLPNSFVLYKPKDIVSGDFYWFDEKNGKSLYAAVDCTGHGVPGAFMSIVGYNLLKHVVNSNDSTTPSEILDRLNEGVSETLHHGHEESQAKDGMDISFCTVDFKTLELQYAGAYNPLYLIRDGQLIQTKADKFPIGLFLGEEKKKFKNHTIQLQKGDSVFIFSDGYADQFGGPNGKKFMANHFRDLLMQVHNEPIELQKEILNKTIEEWRGPLDQVDDILVIGLKIPY; the protein is encoded by the coding sequence ATGAAGTTAAGATTTACAATTGGCAGAAAGATCGGATTAGGCTTTGGCGTAATCATTCTTTTGGTAATTGTAGCATTTTGGCTGACCAATGTTACACTAAATGACAGTCGTAAAAAAACGGATCAGGTAACGGAAATTTATAATCCTTCCGTTGCTTCCCTTAAAGAATTAAACTACCTTTTAATTCGTTCTAAGTTCTTAATCACAAAGTGGTTTTATGTTCAAACCGGTGACGATGCTATTGATAAAAAGAAATTGCGTGTTTTAATCAATGAAGAGTATCCTGCTTTAAAAACAAAAATTAAAAAATATTCGCTAAACTGGGGTAAAGACGAGCAAGAAAGTATTGAAGGAATTCTTGCACTTGTTGAGCAAATGTTTAAAAGCTACGATGAGGATGTAATGCAAACCTTGAATTCATTTGAAACGTATAATGACTTAAATATCAAGTTTTTAGCGCAAATTCCGTTCGAAGATTTAGATTCAAAGTTTAAAGTAATCAATGAAAATTTAAGTATTTTAATTGATAAACAGAATGCAAACGCATCCACTAATTCGGATGAAATGTTGCAGTCGTTTTCTTCCTTACAGCGGATTGTAATTTGGTTGTTTTTTATTCTTCCCTTTGGTGCAATTCTGATTGCAATTTTCACAGTTAGAACCATTGTACGACCAATTCATCAGTTGAAAAAAATATTGGTGATGATGGGTAGAGGAGTGTTACCTACCGAACGAATTAAAGACAGAAATGACGAAATCGGGGAGATGTCACTCGCCTTGAACGACCTTATTGATGGGATGGGACGAACAACCGAGTTTGCCAAACAAGTCGGTTCCGGTAACTTTGATTCCCACTATCGTGCATTAAGTAAAGACGATACGTTAGGTGCTGCCTTGTTAAAAATGCGTGAAGATTTGCGTGAAAATGAACGTGTATTGGAAGCGAAAGTGATTGAACGTACCGAACAAGTTGTTCGTCAAAAAGAAGAAATTGAAACACAAAACCAAGAGTTAGAGGTTTTATACAAACATGTTACAGATAGTATTAAATATGCCAAACGTATTCAAGAGGCTATTTTACCTCCTGAAAGTTTAGTGAAACGGGTGCTGCCCAACTCATTCGTTCTTTATAAACCAAAAGATATTGTATCCGGTGATTTTTATTGGTTCGATGAAAAAAACGGGAAGTCCCTTTATGCTGCAGTTGATTGTACAGGTCATGGTGTTCCCGGTGCTTTCATGTCGATTGTTGGATATAACCTCTTGAAACATGTTGTGAATAGTAACGATAGTACAACTCCATCTGAAATTCTTGATCGATTGAATGAAGGTGTGAGCGAAACTTTGCATCATGGACACGAAGAGTCGCAAGCAAAAGATGGAATGGATATTTCATTTTGTACCGTTGATTTTAAAACCCTTGAATTACAATATGCAGGAGCGTATAACCCTTTATATTTGATTCGTGATGGCCAATTAATTCAAACCAAAGCAGACAAATTTCCAATCGGATTGTTTTTGGGTGAAGAAAAGAAAAAATTTAAAAATCATACGATTCAATTACAAAAAGGAGATTCTGTTTTTATTTTCTCTGATGGTTATGCGGATCAATTTGGTGGGCCGAATGGAAAAAAATTCATGGCAAACCACTTCCGTGATTTATTGATGCAAGTGCACAATGAACCCATTGAGCTTCAAAAAGAGATTTTAAACAAGACCATTGAAGAATGGAGAGGACCTCTTGATCAAGTGGATGATATTCTCGTTATCGGACTTAAAATTCCTTACTAA
- a CDS encoding gliding motility-associated C-terminal domain-containing protein, producing MKNKVFIGGFLFFLLFSFSSKAQFDTISQQVIGSAGGTAAVGVFSWGTLDYTVGETVIWTYDTATTPFTVKVLTQGFQQPNTANSSLDVNVSSTDATCIGGNNGSAILNLLSATGPVSYYWLAPLNDSTPLQTNLAPGTYYFHMDDGNFTIDDSVVIGETQVDCADSLGFYTGITPNGDGFNDTWIIEGIELVKDNVVSIYNRWGDLVWKAKDYDNITDGKVWKGTNSRGELLPDATYFYLIEVSGKTEKGWVELTH from the coding sequence ATGAAAAATAAAGTATTCATAGGTGGTTTTTTGTTTTTTTTGCTATTTTCTTTTTCTAGTAAAGCGCAATTCGATACCATCTCACAACAAGTTATTGGATCGGCTGGAGGAACTGCAGCTGTTGGAGTTTTTTCTTGGGGAACTTTAGATTATACAGTAGGAGAAACTGTTATTTGGACATACGATACAGCAACAACTCCCTTTACCGTGAAAGTGCTTACACAAGGTTTTCAGCAACCAAATACAGCAAACAGTTCATTAGATGTGAATGTATCTTCTACGGATGCAACGTGTATTGGCGGGAACAACGGAAGTGCCATCTTAAATCTATTGTCTGCAACCGGACCTGTTTCGTATTATTGGTTAGCTCCGCTGAATGACAGCACCCCACTTCAAACGAATTTGGCTCCCGGAACCTATTATTTCCATATGGACGATGGTAATTTTACAATTGACGATTCGGTTGTGATTGGCGAAACACAAGTAGATTGTGCCGACTCGCTTGGTTTTTATACCGGTATTACCCCTAATGGCGATGGATTTAATGATACTTGGATTATTGAAGGGATAGAATTAGTAAAAGATAATGTGGTATCCATTTATAATCGATGGGGAGATTTAGTTTGGAAAGCAAAAGATTACGATAACATTACCGATGGTAAAGTATGGAAAGGTACCAATTCAAGAGGAGAATTATTACCGGATGCAACCTATTTTTATTTGATTGAAGTCAGCGGAAAAACCGAAAAAGGCTGGGTAGAATTAACACATTAG
- a CDS encoding collagen-like protein: MKKIILLLVFVCVSAFSFAQAPPQGINYQAVARDNSGAALISTPLTVQFSIHDLTASGTIVYQETQAVTTNIYGLFTAKIGMGTPVIGTFSTVNWGSGDKYLEVGVNDGSGMVSMGASQMMSVPYALYSLVSANGPTGATGPTSTIPGPTGPTGATGETGPTGAASTAVGPTGPIGPTGAGATGATGADGPTGPTGIAGATGATGATGVGATGATGVAGPTGATGANGATGAVGVTGATGATGSTGPVGDQYATTSVTSMTISTGTVTFTCADLGLAYSIGQTVIIANSAANQMVGTITAFNPLTGIMTVNVTSILGTGSFTSWSVNLNGAPGPAGPAGPTGATGLAGAAGSVGPTGATGATGVGTTGATGATGATGTAGTAGAVGATGATGATGATGATGLAGAVGATGSVGATGATGATGILANGAAAGNTPYWNGSSWVVNSSNIFNNGGNVGIGTTSPAQLFTLSQATTTPFRLERSNATAFDWEIVADNLGFHVNGGADGTGGSLFSYFNVDGFGKVGVGTNTPVASALLEMVSTNKGILIPRMTTAQRTAIAAPATGLLVYDNTLNQFYFYNGSAWTGLSSATAVTAVTASAPITSSGGTTPVIALSNSGVTAGTYGSASQIPTFTVDVFGRLTSAGTAAIAGLLPAGLTGQTLYNNAGIWTATNNLYNNGTNVGVGTTAPTQIFK, encoded by the coding sequence ATGAAAAAAATTATTTTACTCCTCGTATTTGTTTGTGTAAGTGCATTTTCTTTTGCGCAAGCACCTCCACAGGGAATCAACTATCAAGCAGTAGCGCGTGATAACTCGGGTGCTGCCTTGATAAGTACTCCATTAACGGTGCAATTCAGTATTCATGATCTAACTGCATCAGGTACAATTGTCTACCAGGAAACACAAGCTGTTACAACGAATATCTATGGTTTGTTCACTGCGAAAATAGGGATGGGGACCCCCGTGATAGGAACTTTTTCTACAGTAAACTGGGGAAGTGGGGATAAATACTTAGAAGTAGGTGTAAATGACGGAAGTGGAATGGTATCAATGGGAGCTAGTCAAATGATGAGTGTTCCTTATGCTTTGTATTCATTAGTTTCAGCGAATGGTCCAACCGGAGCAACAGGTCCAACATCAACGATTCCTGGTCCAACAGGTCCAACCGGTGCAACCGGAGAAACCGGACCTACGGGAGCTGCTTCTACAGCAGTAGGTCCAACAGGTCCTATCGGTCCTACCGGAGCTGGTGCAACCGGAGCAACGGGTGCCGATGGTCCTACGGGTCCAACTGGAATTGCAGGTGCAACCGGTGCAACAGGTGCAACGGGTGTGGGTGCAACAGGTGCAACTGGAGTAGCTGGTCCGACCGGAGCAACTGGTGCGAATGGAGCAACCGGTGCCGTTGGTGTTACAGGAGCTACAGGAGCTACGGGTTCAACAGGACCTGTAGGCGATCAATATGCAACAACATCTGTTACTTCGATGACTATTTCAACTGGAACAGTAACCTTTACATGTGCCGATTTAGGACTAGCTTATTCTATCGGTCAAACTGTAATTATTGCCAATTCTGCTGCTAATCAAATGGTTGGAACAATAACTGCATTTAATCCTTTAACTGGAATAATGACTGTGAATGTGACCAGTATTTTAGGAACAGGAAGTTTTACCTCTTGGTCAGTAAACTTAAACGGTGCTCCCGGTCCGGCTGGACCAGCAGGGCCAACAGGTGCAACCGGATTAGCAGGAGCAGCAGGAAGTGTTGGTCCAACAGGAGCAACAGGTGCAACCGGAGTTGGAACAACAGGTGCAACAGGCGCAACCGGAGCTACTGGAACTGCAGGAACTGCAGGAGCCGTTGGTGCAACTGGCGCAACTGGTGCTACTGGGGCGACAGGAGCCACTGGGTTAGCCGGGGCTGTCGGAGCAACAGGATCTGTTGGTGCAACTGGTGCTACAGGAGCAACTGGCATCTTAGCAAATGGAGCTGCAGCTGGTAATACACCTTATTGGAATGGTTCTTCTTGGGTTGTTAACAGCAGCAATATCTTTAATAATGGGGGGAATGTGGGTATCGGAACAACAAGTCCGGCTCAGTTATTTACATTATCACAAGCAACAACAACTCCTTTCCGATTAGAAAGATCCAATGCGACTGCATTCGATTGGGAAATTGTAGCCGATAACTTAGGATTTCATGTGAATGGAGGAGCAGATGGAACAGGTGGTAGTTTGTTTTCTTACTTCAATGTGGATGGATTCGGAAAAGTAGGAGTAGGAACAAATACACCAGTAGCTTCGGCATTGCTTGAAATGGTGTCAACCAATAAAGGGATTTTGATTCCGCGTATGACGACCGCACAAAGAACGGCTATTGCTGCACCTGCAACAGGGTTATTAGTTTATGACAATACACTTAATCAGTTTTATTTTTATAATGGTTCAGCTTGGACAGGACTTTCTTCTGCAACAGCAGTAACAGCAGTAACGGCTTCCGCTCCGATTACGAGTTCAGGAGGAACGACTCCCGTTATTGCATTATCAAATTCAGGAGTAACTGCCGGAACGTATGGAAGTGCATCACAGATTCCAACCTTTACAGTAGATGTATTCGGTCGTTTAACTTCAGCCGGAACGGCAGCAATTGCAGGTTTGTTGCCAGCAGGATTAACGGGCCAAACCTTGTATAACAATGCTGGAATCTGGACCGCAACCAATAATTTGTATAACAATGGAACAAATGTGGGAGTTGGAACAACTGCTCCAACGCAAATTTTCAAGTAA